A single region of the Brachypodium distachyon strain Bd21 chromosome 3, Brachypodium_distachyon_v3.0, whole genome shotgun sequence genome encodes:
- the LOC100845207 gene encoding telomere-binding protein 1 isoform X2: MVFRKMPGRGSCGRGRGRGRGSGQVRATPCATTLAPVKRSARLKKKQMYALDLLATVAETLSSDQEGSSSGTDTDGAVASYNSNGTSVKSEQFDEVPPFNSTALGQNCCEEYTVSCAGTCASLRQTNICKMESLLTQNVADTVSESLTEKSDVFVKGSPVSCTKPRRLDCGLGTIPEYGTIGVCPRCPTRSVEVKQEDGDRPEVIKSQVDGSAATLHSSVDTMDLDIKPPFVISSESTSGVHLDVHEKGHNSSPFCFSKVQHAAGDCRTRRLFATRIRKAARNKICGKMSNKGSKLNFRGKKISTARRRVQMHRTMLKTKKVAEFYSAQPSDEETLTETSGTSFSMGGQDPPCASEGCHVKFVIKSFNIPELLIEVPENATVGSLKRIVRDAVTKTIEGSLRVSVLLQGQIIQDDNKTLHQAGICHGAKLDSMGFTLECEAERGSHPSAIPPEEMEPVGVSDVKPLSTVKWEEPSPSCSLSNPGDYPFEGTVQDTSESSQAIGTAPTLNVTELAIVPFSKSKQRDFGQRRKRRPFSVAEVELLVEAVEQLGFGRWKDVKFHAFGSNNERTYVDCKDKWKNLVHTASIPLQLRRGQAIPPQELLDRVLAAQTYWSVQQPKPEPR; the protein is encoded by the exons ATGGTGTTCCGGAAGATGCCGGGTAGAGGATCCTGCGGGCGCGGGCgtgggcgcggccgcggcagcggtcAAGTTCGTGCTACACCATGTGCTACAACTTTGGCTCCG GTCAAACGCTCTGCACGactaaagaaaaaacagatgTATGCACTTGATTTGCTTGCTACAGTTGCAGAAACGCTGTCATCAGATCAGGAGGGTTCATCTAGTGGAACGGACACAGATGGAGCAGTTGCAAGTTATAATTCAAATGGGACATCTGTTAAATCAGAACAATTTGATGAAGTCCCACCGTTCAATAGCACAGCTTTGGGGCAAAATTGCTGCGAAGAATATACAGTGAGCTGTGCTGGTACCTGTGCCTCTCTTAGACAAACTAACATATGCAAGATGGAGAGCTTATTGACCCAAAATGTGGCTGATACAGTATCGGAGTCACTAACAGAAAAGTCAGATGTGTTTGTTAAGGGCTCACCAGTTAGTTGTACAAAACCACGTCGATTGGATTGTGGTCTTGGCACAATCCCAGAGTATGGAACAATTGGAGTGTGCCCTCGTTGTCCGACAAGATCAGTAGAGGTTAAACAAGAGGATGGAGACAGACCAGAAGTGATCAAAAGTCAAGTAGATGGTAGTGCGGCAACTCTGCATAGTTCAGTTGACACCATGGATCTGGATATAAAACCTCCATTCGTGATTAGCTCTGAGAGTACCTCAGGAGTGCACTTGGATGTCCATGAAAAGGGTCATAATTCTTCTCCATTCTGTTTCAGTAAAGTGCAGCATGCTGCAG GTGACTGTAGGACAAGGAGATTGTTTGCCACCAGGATAAGGAAGGCTGCTCGTAATAAGATATGTGGAAAGATGTCCAATAAAG GTAGCAAGCTGAATTTCCGTGGAAAGAAGATATCCACTGCACGCCGAAGGGTGCAAATGCATCGAACAATGCTCAAGACAAAAAAAGTAGCTGAATTTTACTCTGCACAACCATCCGATGAAGAGACCCTAACTGAAA CCAGCGGGACATCATTCTCTATGGGAGGTCAGGATCCACCATGTGCTTCTGAGGGCTGTCATG TCAAGTTCGTCATCAAGTCATTCAACATCCCTGAGCTATTAATTGAGGTCCCTGAAAATGCAACAGTTGGTTCATTGAAG AGAATTGTAAGAGATGCTGTTACTAAAACAATTGAAGGCAGCCTCCGTGTCAGTGTACTTCTTCAAGGACAGATCATTCAAGATGACAATAAGACGCTTCATCAGGCTGGGATTTGCCATGGGGCAAAACTAGATAGCATGGGCTTTACGCTGGAGTGTGAAGCTGAGCGAGGTTCTCACCCTTCAGCAATACCACCAGAAGAAATGGAACCTGTTGGTGTATCTGATGTGAAACCATTATCTAC GGTGAAGTGGGAAGAACCTTCCCCAAGCTGCAGTCTGAGCAATCCTGGGGATTATCCTTTTGAAGGGACTGTACAAGATACATCAGAAAGCTCCCAAGCCATTGGCACTGCTCCAACTCTGAATGTAACTGAGCTAGCCATCGTGCCATTCTCCAAGTCAAAGCAGAGGGATTTTGGGCAAAGACGTAAAAGAAGGCCCTTCTCTGTTGCTGAGGTTGAGTTATTAGTGGAAGCAGTCGAACAGCTTGGATTTGGAAG GTGGAAAGACGTTAAATTCCATGCCTTTGGCAGCAATAACGAGAGGACCTATGTTGACTGCAAG GACAAGTGGAAGAACCTGGTGCACACCGCCAGCATACCCCTGCAACTAAGGAGAGGCCAAGCGATCCCTCCGCAAGAACTACTCGACCGCGTGCTCGCGGCGCAAACCTACTGGTCTGTGCAGCAGCCAAAGCCTGAGCCTCGTTGA
- the LOC100845207 gene encoding telomere-binding protein 1 isoform X1 — MVFRKMPGRGSCGRGRGRGRGSGQVRATPCATTLAPVKRSARLKKKQMYALDLLATVAETLSSDQEGSSSGTDTDGAVASYNSNGTSVKSEQFDEVPPFNSTALGQNCCEEYTVSCAGTCASLRQTNICKMESLLTQNVADTVSESLTEKSDVFVKGSPVSCTKPRRLDCGLGTIPEYGTIGVCPRCPTRSVEVKQEDGDRPEVIKSQVDGSAATLHSSVDTMDLDIKPPFVISSESTSGVHLDVHEKGHNSSPFCFSKVQHAAGRNDDENLPRCVHPNTSGIKGGYLPHYLGDCRTRRLFATRIRKAARNKICGKMSNKGSKLNFRGKKISTARRRVQMHRTMLKTKKVAEFYSAQPSDEETLTETSGTSFSMGGQDPPCASEGCHVKFVIKSFNIPELLIEVPENATVGSLKRIVRDAVTKTIEGSLRVSVLLQGQIIQDDNKTLHQAGICHGAKLDSMGFTLECEAERGSHPSAIPPEEMEPVGVSDVKPLSTVKWEEPSPSCSLSNPGDYPFEGTVQDTSESSQAIGTAPTLNVTELAIVPFSKSKQRDFGQRRKRRPFSVAEVELLVEAVEQLGFGRWKDVKFHAFGSNNERTYVDCKDKWKNLVHTASIPLQLRRGQAIPPQELLDRVLAAQTYWSVQQPKPEPR; from the exons ATGGTGTTCCGGAAGATGCCGGGTAGAGGATCCTGCGGGCGCGGGCgtgggcgcggccgcggcagcggtcAAGTTCGTGCTACACCATGTGCTACAACTTTGGCTCCG GTCAAACGCTCTGCACGactaaagaaaaaacagatgTATGCACTTGATTTGCTTGCTACAGTTGCAGAAACGCTGTCATCAGATCAGGAGGGTTCATCTAGTGGAACGGACACAGATGGAGCAGTTGCAAGTTATAATTCAAATGGGACATCTGTTAAATCAGAACAATTTGATGAAGTCCCACCGTTCAATAGCACAGCTTTGGGGCAAAATTGCTGCGAAGAATATACAGTGAGCTGTGCTGGTACCTGTGCCTCTCTTAGACAAACTAACATATGCAAGATGGAGAGCTTATTGACCCAAAATGTGGCTGATACAGTATCGGAGTCACTAACAGAAAAGTCAGATGTGTTTGTTAAGGGCTCACCAGTTAGTTGTACAAAACCACGTCGATTGGATTGTGGTCTTGGCACAATCCCAGAGTATGGAACAATTGGAGTGTGCCCTCGTTGTCCGACAAGATCAGTAGAGGTTAAACAAGAGGATGGAGACAGACCAGAAGTGATCAAAAGTCAAGTAGATGGTAGTGCGGCAACTCTGCATAGTTCAGTTGACACCATGGATCTGGATATAAAACCTCCATTCGTGATTAGCTCTGAGAGTACCTCAGGAGTGCACTTGGATGTCCATGAAAAGGGTCATAATTCTTCTCCATTCTGTTTCAGTAAAGTGCAGCATGCTGCAGGTAGAAACGATGACGAAAATCTCCCCCGATGCGTGCATCCAAACACCTCTGGAATTAAGGGTGGTTATTTGCCACATTATTTAGGTGACTGTAGGACAAGGAGATTGTTTGCCACCAGGATAAGGAAGGCTGCTCGTAATAAGATATGTGGAAAGATGTCCAATAAAG GTAGCAAGCTGAATTTCCGTGGAAAGAAGATATCCACTGCACGCCGAAGGGTGCAAATGCATCGAACAATGCTCAAGACAAAAAAAGTAGCTGAATTTTACTCTGCACAACCATCCGATGAAGAGACCCTAACTGAAA CCAGCGGGACATCATTCTCTATGGGAGGTCAGGATCCACCATGTGCTTCTGAGGGCTGTCATG TCAAGTTCGTCATCAAGTCATTCAACATCCCTGAGCTATTAATTGAGGTCCCTGAAAATGCAACAGTTGGTTCATTGAAG AGAATTGTAAGAGATGCTGTTACTAAAACAATTGAAGGCAGCCTCCGTGTCAGTGTACTTCTTCAAGGACAGATCATTCAAGATGACAATAAGACGCTTCATCAGGCTGGGATTTGCCATGGGGCAAAACTAGATAGCATGGGCTTTACGCTGGAGTGTGAAGCTGAGCGAGGTTCTCACCCTTCAGCAATACCACCAGAAGAAATGGAACCTGTTGGTGTATCTGATGTGAAACCATTATCTAC GGTGAAGTGGGAAGAACCTTCCCCAAGCTGCAGTCTGAGCAATCCTGGGGATTATCCTTTTGAAGGGACTGTACAAGATACATCAGAAAGCTCCCAAGCCATTGGCACTGCTCCAACTCTGAATGTAACTGAGCTAGCCATCGTGCCATTCTCCAAGTCAAAGCAGAGGGATTTTGGGCAAAGACGTAAAAGAAGGCCCTTCTCTGTTGCTGAGGTTGAGTTATTAGTGGAAGCAGTCGAACAGCTTGGATTTGGAAG GTGGAAAGACGTTAAATTCCATGCCTTTGGCAGCAATAACGAGAGGACCTATGTTGACTGCAAG GACAAGTGGAAGAACCTGGTGCACACCGCCAGCATACCCCTGCAACTAAGGAGAGGCCAAGCGATCCCTCCGCAAGAACTACTCGACCGCGTGCTCGCGGCGCAAACCTACTGGTCTGTGCAGCAGCCAAAGCCTGAGCCTCGTTGA
- the LOC100834804 gene encoding uncharacterized protein LOC100834804 isoform X1 → MACINTLQSCSMFKGAGRRGKASGGKGSPTFGCRASTFMDGNGLRLGLDENPDAIISGEWPENFSLLSYDDLRAYLESQQPAQINDQQRVALLRETMSTPVLVATAEQTLEDVACHFEAVSGLPVVDSTLRCIGVVVKSDRARASHGSKTKIAEVMTSPAITLASDKTVTDAAAVMLKKKIHRLPIVNKDNQVIGIVTRDDVLRGLEAMLKI, encoded by the exons atggctTGCATCAATACCTTGCAAAGCTGCTCTATGTTCAAAGGCGCAGGCAGGAGAGGTAAAGCCAGCGGCGGGAAGGGATCACCGACCTTCGGGTGCCGGGCGTCGACGTTCATGGACGGCAACGGACTCCGGCTCGGGCTCGACGAGAACCCCGATGCGATCATCTCTGGCGAGTGGCCTGAGAACTTCTCCCTCTTGAGCTACGATGATCTCCGCGCCTACCTCGAGTCACAGCAGCCTGCCCAAATTAACGATCAG CAGCGGGTGGCGCTCTTGCGTGAGACCATGTCGACGCCTGTGCTGGTAGCCACAGCAGAGCAGACGCTGGAGGACGTTGCATGTCACTTTGAGGCAGTGTCAGGCCTCCCAGTTGTAGACAGCACTCTCCGATGTATCGGAGTGGTCGTCAAGAGTGACCGGGCAAGAGCTTCTCATGGG TCAAAGACAAAGATTGCAGAAGTGATGACCTCCCCGGCAATCACGCTAGCATCTGATAAAACAGTGACGG ATGCTGCAGCTGTGATGCTCAAGAAGAAGATCCACAGACTACCAATAGTAAATAAGGACAATCAAGTAATAG GTATAGTTACTCGTGATGATGTTCTTCGCGGGTTGGAGGCCATGCTGAAGATTTAG
- the LOC100834804 gene encoding uncharacterized protein LOC100834804 isoform X2: MACINTLQSCSMFKGAGRRGKASGGKGSPTFGCRASTFMDGNGLRLGLDENPDAIISGEWPENFSLLSYDDLRAYLESQQPAQINDQRVALLRETMSTPVLVATAEQTLEDVACHFEAVSGLPVVDSTLRCIGVVVKSDRARASHGSKTKIAEVMTSPAITLASDKTVTDAAAVMLKKKIHRLPIVNKDNQVIGIVTRDDVLRGLEAMLKI, translated from the exons atggctTGCATCAATACCTTGCAAAGCTGCTCTATGTTCAAAGGCGCAGGCAGGAGAGGTAAAGCCAGCGGCGGGAAGGGATCACCGACCTTCGGGTGCCGGGCGTCGACGTTCATGGACGGCAACGGACTCCGGCTCGGGCTCGACGAGAACCCCGATGCGATCATCTCTGGCGAGTGGCCTGAGAACTTCTCCCTCTTGAGCTACGATGATCTCCGCGCCTACCTCGAGTCACAGCAGCCTGCCCAAATTAACGATCAG CGGGTGGCGCTCTTGCGTGAGACCATGTCGACGCCTGTGCTGGTAGCCACAGCAGAGCAGACGCTGGAGGACGTTGCATGTCACTTTGAGGCAGTGTCAGGCCTCCCAGTTGTAGACAGCACTCTCCGATGTATCGGAGTGGTCGTCAAGAGTGACCGGGCAAGAGCTTCTCATGGG TCAAAGACAAAGATTGCAGAAGTGATGACCTCCCCGGCAATCACGCTAGCATCTGATAAAACAGTGACGG ATGCTGCAGCTGTGATGCTCAAGAAGAAGATCCACAGACTACCAATAGTAAATAAGGACAATCAAGTAATAG GTATAGTTACTCGTGATGATGTTCTTCGCGGGTTGGAGGCCATGCTGAAGATTTAG
- the LOC100834203 gene encoding protein LUTEIN DEFICIENT 5, chloroplastic, with product MSLHHCCPGATPAVSSMATAAAGGGSGSGISSTVQPFGLRGSGQGRLRLASRRSRSLLLRCSASGGGDGGGRPDPVLEEQRRRRAELTARISSGEFTAQGPAWVAPLAARLGKLGPPGELAAALLTKAAGGGAGARKGPELPQAVGSLAAVTGEAFFLPLYDLFLTYGGVFRLNFGPKSFLIVSDPVIAKHILRDNSKAYSKGILAEILEFVMGTGLIPADGEVWRVRRRAIVPALHQKYVTAMIGLFGKASDRLCQKLDKAASDGEDVEMESLFSRLTLDVIGKAVFNYDFDSLSYDNGIVEAVYVTLREAEMRSTSPIPTWEIPIWKDISPRQRKVNEALSLINTILDELIDTCKRLVDEEDLQFHEEYMNEQDPSILHFLLASGDDVSSKQLRDDLMTMLIAGHETSAAVLTWTFYLLSKYPKVMAKLQDEADTVLGDGLPTIEDVKKLKYTTRVINESLRLYPQPPVLIRRSLEDDMLGEYPIGRGEDIFISIWNLHRCPKHWDDADVFNPERWPLDGPNPNETNQKFSYLPFGGGPRKCVGDMFATFETVVATAMLVKRFDFQMAPGAPPVEMTTGATIHTTKGLNMTVTRRTKPPVIPNLQMRIISDSEERTCSTASMVVSTGEDQQGEVSTTRV from the exons ATGTCACTGCACCACTGCTGCCCCGGGGCGACGCCTGCCGTGAGTAGcatggccaccgccgccgccggcggcggcagcggcagcggcatctCATCCACCGTCCAGCCATTCGGATTGCGCGGCTCCGGCCAGGGCCGGCTCCGCCTCGCCtctcgccgcagccgcagcctgctcctccgctGCTCGGCGTCTGGCggtggtgacggcggcggcaggccggACCCGGTCCTCGAGGAGCagaggcggcgccgcgcggAGCTCACCGCCCGCATTTCCTCCGGCGAGTTCACCGCGCAAGGCCCCGC ATGGGTTGCTCCCCTCGCGGCGAGGCTGGGCAAGCTCGGCCCGCCGGGGGAGCtggccgccgcgctgctcACCAAGGCCgcgggcggtggcgccggcgcgcggAAGGGGCCGGAGCTGCCGCAGGCGGTTGGGTCGCTGGCGGCCGTCACTGGGGAGGCCTTCTTCCTGCCGCTCTACGACCTCTTCCTCACCTACGGCGGCGTCTTTCGCCTCAACTTTGGGCCCAAG TCTTTTCTTATTGTCTCTGATCCGGTTATAGCCAAGCATATTCTCAGGGACAACTCCAAAGCTTATTCCAAG GGTATTCTTGCAGAAATATTGGAGTTTGTGATGGGCACAGGTTTGATCCCAGCTGATGGGGAGGTTTGGCGGGTCCGGCGCCGTGCCATTGTGCCCGCATTGCATCAGAAG TACGTGACAGCGATGATAGGTCTCTTTGGTAAAGCTTCAGACCGGCTCTGCCAGAAGTTGGACAAGGCGGCATCAGATGGGGAAGACGTGGAGATGGAATCTTTGTTTTCTCGACTAACGTTGGATGTCATTGGGAAGGCAGTGTTCAATTATGATTTCGATTCATTATCTTATGATAATGGAATAGTTGAG GCTGTGTATGTAACACTAAGAGAAGCTGAAATGCGGAGCACTTCTCCTATACCAACTTGGGAAATACCCATATGGAAAGACATCTCTCCGCGTCAGAGGAAAGTCAATGAAGCTCTTTCACTGATTAACACTATTCTCGACGAACTAATTGATACATGCAAG AGGTTGGTAGATGAAGAAGATCTACAGTTTCATGAGGAATACATGAATGAACAAGATCCTAGTAttctccacttcctgctgGCATCCGGAGATGAT GTGTCCAGCAAGCAGCTCCGTGATGATCTGATGACAATGCTTATAGCTGGCCATGAGACCTCTGCAGCAGTCTTGACATGGACGTTTTATCTTCTATCTAAG TATCCGAAAGTAATGGCGAAGCTCCAAGATGAG GCTGATACTGTTCTAGGAGACGGTTTACCAACCATTGAGGATGTGAAGAAACTGAAGTACACCACTCGAGTTATTAATGAA TCTTTGAGGCTGTACCCACAGCCGCCAGTTTTGATTCGTCGATCTCTTGAGGATGATATGCTGGGGGAGTACCCAATCGGCAG AGGAGAAGACATTTTTATATCCATCTGGAACCTTCATCGCTGCCCAAAGCATTGGGATGATGCAGATGTTTTTAATCCAGAAAGGTGGCCTTTGGACGGACCAAATCCAAATGAGACAAACCAAAAATTCAG TTACTTGCCATTTGGTGGTGGACCAAGGAAATGTGTAGGCGACATGTTTGCCACTTTCGAG ACTGTGGTGGCAACGGCAATGCTTGTCAAGCGGTTTGATTTCCAGATGGCTCCAGGAGCACCTCCG GTTGAGATGACAACTGGAGCAACGATTCACACAACTAAGGGATTGAACATGACTGTTACTCGGAGGACAAAGCCACCTGTAATTCCAAACTTACAGATGAGAATCATTTCTGATTCAGAAGAACGCACATGCTCAACTGCATCAATGGTTGTTTCTACTGGAGAAGATCAACAAGGGGAGGTCTCGACAACTCGAGTGTGA
- the LOC100835415 gene encoding protein N-lysine methyltransferase METTL21A translates to MDYDRLNSPSTSAITLELMGHRLHISQDPNSKHLGTTVWDASMVFAKFLEKNSRKGRFCPSKLKGKRVIELGAGCGLAGLGMALLGCDVVTTDQVEVLPLLMRNVERNKSWISQSNSDSDSFGTVTVAELDWGNKDHIRAVDPPFDYIIGTDVVYSEHLLQPLMETIIALSGPKTKVMLGYEIRSTTVHEQMMEMWKSNFNVKTISKSKMDAKYQHPSIHLYMMDLKASLVPEAGSNDNGNTEEEDDDVSNPGEDEDPGAKAVPCTGSAEAGAENLDDWEIRRSGAMAARLLKDVKLT, encoded by the exons ATGGACTACGACAG GCTGAACTCCCCGAGCACGTCGGCCATCACGCTGGAACTGATGGGCCATCGCCTGCATATTTCTCAG GACCCTAACTCGAAGCACCTCGGGACCACAGTATGGGATGCATCCATGGTGTTTGCCAAATTCTTG GAAAAGAATAGCAGGAAAGGTAGGTTTTGTCCGTCTAAACTGAAAGGAAAAAGAGTGATTGAGTTAGGAGCTGGTTGTGGTCTAGCTGGGCTTG GAATGGCATTGCTGGGTTGTGACGTTGTTACAACCGACCAAGTTGAGGTGCTCCCACTGCTTATGAGGAATGTTGAACGCAACAAATCTTGGATTTCACAGTCCAATTCTGACTCAG ACTCCTTCGGCACAGTTACCGTTGCAGAATTGGATTGGGGGAACAAAGATCATATCAGAGCCGTTGATCCGCCATTTGATTACATCATTGGAACTGATGTT GTTTATTCAGAACATCTATTGCAGCCTCTAATGGAGACAATCATTGCACTATCTGGTCCTAAGACAAAAGTGATG CTGGGGTACGAGATCCGTTCTACCACCGTCCATGAACAGATGATGGAGATGTGGAAAAGCAACTTCAACGTGAAAACTATATCTAAATCAAAG ATGGATGCTAAATATCAACATCCTAGCATACATCTTTACATGATGGACCTCAAGGCTTCTTTGGTCCCTGAGGCCGGGTCCAACGATAATGGGAACactgaggaggaagatgacgatGTTTCTAATCCGGGAGAAGATGAAGATCCTGGAGCGAAAGCTGTACCTTGTACAGGCTCAGCAGAAGCGGGAGCTGAGAACTTGGACGATTGGGAAATCAGGAGATCTGGGGCTATGGCTGCAAGACTTCTTAAGGATGTCAAACTAACATGA
- the LOC104583845 gene encoding putative pentatricopeptide repeat-containing protein At5g40405, with protein MCRLSRFRRTGSAAAAAPGGFLHLSLLASLRRCPSLQAHAQLLLHGLPLPGHAASRLLRPHLRSGNHLASLRLFLRLLRDHQPSLNAPQETETETVPNSHSLSAALAACSRYASPSPGLSIHAFLLKSGYASDLFAANSLLHFYASFGQPSLSRKLFDEMLARDAVSFNTLIKSYVRSCCVDDAFGIFRVMVERGFRFDWWSIKALFGACAGLGDLRAAKAMHGVAKRALPPEEFDSGQVVIGLVDMYVKCRGLALARQVFDLAGEKARDVKLWSAMLSGYARSGEVRTARDLFDGMPEKDLVAWTVLIGGFVQAGRYKDALVLFEEMEEAGFEADEVTVVTLLSACVHYGKIDVAKRLHHRARHHGLISRNARLATSFVDMYAKHGCIQTAMDVFCSVGDEFKTVHLFNAMINGLAHRSLGEKAIALFDSMGSLGLHPDKITFTAVLCACSRSGLVSRGFEIFDSMVGKYGVEKDMKHYACMADLLARDGRLGDAYHFIQNMPFKANSVVWSSLLRACRIHRNLKIGKLAEEQLLQFDPSYKPEKLLLSDSFSDGKRKEMATRVRKAIKHRPEHRHTKYSYIEWNGNVHQFATTTGTSHPQAKVIGLMLEDMSRQLSFSGHDMSKEKTVCRSEMVALAFGLVNLVQDPETPIKIVSNLRMDASCHFSFKCLSKIYNRDIYVNDGTKLHEMKRGSCSCMDYW; from the coding sequence ATGTGCCGCCTGTCGAGGTTTCGCCGCACCggaagcgccgccgccgccgcaccgggAGGGTTTCTCCACCTCTCgctcctcgcctccctccgccgctgcccctCGCTCCAGGCGCACGCACAGCTgctcctccacggcctcccgctcCCCGGCCacgccgcctcccgcctcctccgcccacACCTCCGCTCCGGGAACCACCTCGCGTCTCTCCGTCTCTTCCTCAGGCTCCTTCGCGACCACCAACCGTCGTTAAACGCCCCACAggagacggagacggagaCCGTCCCCAACTCCCATTCCCtctccgccgccctcgccgcctgcTCCCGCTACGCGTCCCCCTCCCCAGGACTCTccatccacgccttcctcctcaAATCAGGCTACGCCTCCGACCTCTTTGCCGCCAACTCCCTGCTCCATTTCTATGCATCCTTCGGTCAACCTTCCCTCTCACGCAAGCTATTCGATGAAATGCTGGCGAGGGACGCCGTGTCATTCAACACTCTGATCAAATCGTATGTGAGGTCGTGCTGTGTCGATGACGCTTTTGGCATATTCAGGGTTATGGTGGAGAGAGGGTTCCGGTTCGATTGGTGGAGCATCAAGGCGTTATTTGGCGCGTGCGCCGGATTGGGAGACTTGAGGGCTGCAAAAGCGATGCATGGGGTTGCCAAGAGGGCGTTGCCGCCTGAAGAGTTTGATTCAGGACAGGTGGTGATCGGGTTGGTGGACATGTATGTGAAGTGCAGGGGGTTGGCGCTTGCAAGGCAGGTGTTTGATTTGGCAGGGGAGAAGGCAAGGGATGTAAAGTTATGGAGCGCGATGTTGTCAGGGTATGCAAGGTCTGGGGAGGTTAGAACGGCTAGAGATTTATTTGATGGGATGCCCGAAAAGGACTTGGTTGCATGGACGGTTTTGATTGGTGGATTTGTGCAGGCAGGCAGGTATAAGGACGCACTGGTGTTGTTTGAGGAGATGGAGGAAGCAGGGTTTGAGGCAGATGAAGTAACGGTAGTTACATTGCTTTCAGCGTGTGTTCACTATGGTAAGATCGATGTGGCAAAGAGGCTTCATCACCGTGCGAGGCATCATGGGCTCATTAGCAGAAATGCAAGGCTGGCTACTTCCTTTGTGGACATGTATGCAAAGCATGGGTGCATACAGACAGCTATGGATGTGTTTTGTAGCGTCGGCGACGAGTTTAAGACCGTGCATTTGTTCAATGCTATGATAAATGGACTTGCTCATCGCAGTCTTGGCGAGAAAGCTATTGCACTTTTTGATAGCATGGGGTCACTCGGGCTCCACCCTGATAAGATCACGTTTACGGCAGTCTTATGCGCATGCAGCCGCAGTGGCTTGGTGTCACGAGGGTTTGAGATATTTGATTCTATGGTGGGCAAGTATGGTGTTGAAAAAGATATGAAGCATTATGCTTGCATGGCTGATCTTCTTGCAAGAGATGGACGGCTTGGTGATGCTTACCATTTTATCCAAAACATGCCTTTCAAAGCAAATAGTGTGGTGTGGTCATCTCTTCTGAGAGCATGTAGGATCCATCGAAATCTTAAGATTGGAAAACTTGCAGAGGAGCAACTTCTCCAGTTTGATCCTAGTTACAAGCCTGAAAAGCTCCTCCTCTCTGACTCATTTTCAGATGGCAAGAGAAAAGAGATGGCCACAAGGGTGAGAAAGGCTATAAAGCACAGACCTGAGCACAGGCATACTAAATATAGCTATATAGAGTGGAATGGTAATGTTCATCAATTTGCTACTACTACTGGTACTTCCCACCCTCAGGCCAAGGTGATTGGTTTGATGCTTGAAGATATGTCTAGACAGTTGAGCTTTTCAGGACACGATATGAGCAAGGAGAAGACTGTCTGCCGTAGTGAGATGGTTGCTCTAGCATTTGGCTTGGTAAATTTAGTCCAAGACCCTGAAACTCCAATCAAAATTGTCAGTAATCTTAGGATGGATGCAAGCTGTCATTTTTCATTTAAGTGTCTGTCAAAGATTTACAACAGAGATATTTATGTGAATGATGGCACCAAGCTCCATGAAATGAAGCGGGGGTCTTGCTCTTGCATGGACTACTGGTGA